The nucleotide window AATGAAAGGGTATCAAcatttagaagaaaggaaaaattactgATCACTTGAGAATTGACAGAACCCTTAAAGATCAGTTATTTTTGTGTGAGGTGAACTGCTCAATATTCACTTGAGAATGTGATAATGAGCCCATGCAATTTTGAATTCACATTTGAGTCTCTAGAATCTTCAGAGAATTATCCTCAAAGCCAAACAGTTATAGGGTAATGTGGCTGCAATATAACAACAATGACTTTGAATTTGTTGGTGCAAGATGAATGAATTCTTATTTCAAGAGGTAagattttggctattgtgagttaATCTGAGATATTGATGTTCATTTACCATTTGAGAAGACTTTATTCTCTACATTTTTGTCTGTACTCACAGCCATAGTTGAGAAACAAGGCAGATGTATACCCTAGCTGTAACCCTAGTGAGTAACCCTAGCTGAATTAGCCTAACTTTCTATAGTCTATTGAGTGTGTTAAAAGAAGCACAGTTGAAGATAGGATTCCTCATTTTTCCACCCAGAAGAGCAAAAACTCACATGGTCTTTCAACACTATCTAAACTTGGTGCTCAGCCACAGAGTTAATAAATTCACTAACTTTGAGATGTTTTGGAGACTTAGTGTTAGTAAACATCATGGGGAAagactttctttgtttattgttctgAATGCTGTAGTTTACAGGCAACCAGATACTTTGGACAAAGTCGAGAATATAAAGTCAGAAAACTTGGAGGTGAGACTCAACCTGGCCACTTTCTGGGTGAACCAGGgtaagcttctttttaaaaaaaatttttttggtgtggaagattggccctgagctaacatctgtttccaatcctcctctttttttactcTCCACAGTCCCAAcatatagctgtatatcttagttgtaagtcattctagttcttctatgtcatatgctgccacagcatgtcttgatgagcagtgtaaaGGTCCATGCCCTAGATCCTAACTgccaaaccctaggctgccaaagtggagcatgtgaacttaacctctctgccacaGGGCTATCCCCAGGGTAAACTTCTTAACTTTTTATCCTGGAAAGTTATTCAGTTGTATATTTTGTTGAAACTAATATTATTTTGTTCTATGTTACCCCAATCAGAAAACTATCACATTGTTAGATTGTTACATTaggaaatgttttgaatttttgaataaatgtgcATTATGTCCTAGATATTAAACATTCAATGTTTTGCATTGTAATTACATTGATATTTCAAACTActttacaaaacaatattttaattgtcaatattaaaaatctataataaatttaCGATAGGTAGCTCCATTCAGAACCCTAATTTcaattcctttctatttctgttcctttctatttcttgtttgtcCAATTAGGAAAATTGTGTTTCCCCTTAAAGAATGGTCTTCTTTAACTGACATAAATTGAAACTTGTGGTTTACTAGGCACCTCTTTTATACATAGCTGCAAGAAAGTAGAAAGGGTCATTTATTATCCACCAATTTCCAAGAGACTTGACCTCATATTATTCAATTTCGTTTATAGGACAGTTACTAAAGGAATGGAGTGGATTCAAACTACCTGGGATTCACATCTTGATTCTGCAACTTACTAtgtaaatttacataaattatgtaACATTGTCAAAGTCAGTTTCTTCACgtatatataacattaaattagttaatattatttcatggaaattaaaatagaactctaAATATAAAACTCTTCAGCCTGTGCCCATACAATTTAGTAAGAATTCAATAACTCTTGGTTATTACTCAAATCTCCATTgaataattctatatttatacacttttatcatttttaatccATCAATCAGTTTTGTTATTCTCATAATGCTTATGGTTTTCATCTTTAGCTTTAAAGCCAATTTAAGTCCATTTTTAGAtgtataatataaagaaaaataaatatacattatttaaagtagattttctcatgtttctgctgaaaacaacttttaaaatatagaagattCATTACACATGAATATGTAAACTCTGGACTCTGAAGTGAAAAAAGATCCAAACTTAGcttgaacaatttatttttttaataacctcTATGTgtatcaatgaaaatgaaatcaccACATTTACAACTTCTTTAATGTAATGTCTCATCACAGGTTTGTTTTGATAGAAGCTGTGTTGTGACATGGACGCCCTGGGAGATGGAAACCACACTCAAGTGACAGGGTTCATTTTATTGGGCTTAACTGACGACCCACTCCTTCAAATCATCCTCTTCATGACCATCTTGTTTATGTACCTGGTGACCATAACTGGCAATCTCAGCACAATCATTCTTATTAGAATCTCTTCTCAGCTCCGTcatcctatgtatttttttctgagccaCTTGGCTTTTGCTGACACGGGCTTATCATCATCTGTCACACCCAATATACTTGTAAACTTCCTGGTGGAGAGAAACACCATCTCCTATTTTGGATGTGGCATCCAGCTTGGTTCTGTTGCTTTTTTTGGAACAGTTGAATGCTTCCTTCTGGCTGCTATGGCATATGATCGCTTTATGGCAATCTGCAGCCCATTGATTTATCCCACTAAAATGTCCACAGAAGTTTGCGTTAAATTGCTCAAAGTGGCTTATGGAGGTGGTTTTCTCAATGCTTGCACCGTTACTATatccttctttactttcttcttctgtggACCAAATCAAGTTaatcattttttctgtgattttgctCCTTTAGTTGAACTGTCCTGTTCTGATGTCAGTATCTCTGCAGTTGTTCCCTCATTTGTTGCTGGCTCTGTCATTGTGGTCACAGTGTTTGTCATAGCCGTCTCCTACAtctgcatcctcatcaccatccTGAAGATGCGCTCCACTGAGGGGCACcacaaggccttctccacctgtgcctcacACCTCACAACAGTCACTCTGTACTTTGCGACCATCACATTCGTTTATGCCACACCCAAGTCCTGCTACTCAACTGACCAGAACAAGGTGGTGTCCGTGTTCTACATGGTAGTGATCCCCATGTTGAACCCCCTCATCTACAGTGTCAGGAACAATGAGATTAAGGGGGCTCTGAAGAGACAGCTtgctagaaatatattttcttagtgaAGCCTAGTTTTTGGTAGGATTTGATATAATAATGTAccataaatgtaataataaaaggaaattgagtGTTTTGATCTAAATATTTCAGTCCATATGTCACTTGCCAGTGTGGAGCTTCTTGGTAAATGTAGGGGATGGATTTTCAGTGTCAAATGGTAAATTTCAGGGCCAGAGTTCATAAccttcagtaaaattaaaataaatttataattagtAACAAAATTTGATTAATAGGAAGAATTACTTAATCTGACAAAAATCCttcctaaaattttattcatatctTTTTCTTCAAGCCATttaaagtcaatatttattttttaaagatggcacatttaaaataaacttttttttccttctgagatttctttttttaatttttaaaatttactttttattgtggtaacagtggtttataacattacataaatttcaggtgtacatcattatctTTCGATTTCTTTGTACATTACATCAttttcaccatccaaagactaattacaatccattaccacacacatgtgcctaatcacccctttcgccctcctccctctgcccttcccctctggtaaccaccaatccaatctctgtctccatgtgattgtttgttgttgtttttatcttctacttataaatgagatcataagatatttgactttctccctttgctttctttcacttagcataatacactcaaggtccatccatgttgtcaaaatgtctgaatttcatcatttctcatggctgagtagtaatccattgtgtacatgtaccacatcttctttatccattcatcccttgatgggcacctcgtttgtttccaagtcttggctattgtgaataatcctgcaatgaacataggcgtgcatgtatctttacacacttgtattttcatgttctttggataaatatccagctgTGGAACTGTTgcattgtatggtagttctattcttaattttttgaggaatctccatactgtttttccatagtggctgcaccagcttgcacttccaccagcagtgtttgagagtttcctcatctccacatcctttccaacacttcttgtttcctatcttgttaattataaccattctgacaggagtgaggagatatctcattgtagttttgatttacattttgcTGATAGTGATATTGAATGTGGCGACATATTGCTTcatcttgctttttatttcattcagctACTCTTATGTCTTTTAAGTGAGGggagtttaattcatttttatttaaagtaactattgatatgTAAAGacttactatttccattttgttaattgttatCTGACTTATACTTTTGTCCATCTTTCCCTCTTTTGCAGACTTTCTTTGTAATTTGCTGATTTTTGTGCTGATATGCTATGATtccatcctctttttcttttatatatcttcTATAGGTGTTTcctttgtagttaccatgaggtttacataCAAAAATCTTATagttataatagtctattttaagctcATACAAACTTAAACTGTATATTTTAACTTCTCCACACTTTATGTCATTGATGttactattttaatctttttatataGTGTAATCATTAGCATACCTTattagttatagttatttttaatgcttttgtcttACCTCATCAGTCACACCTGTCATGCTCATCGGCTTCCTCAGGGAAGGAACCTCTCTGCCTGTTGTTGATTGTATAGCTCAACTGTGTTCTGTAGTCACATTTGGGACAGCTGAGTACTTCCTGCTGCCTGTCATGCCCTATGACTGCTATGTGGCCAACTGCTTGCCGGTGGTCTACTCCACTCACATGTCCCCCAGAATCTGCATTCTCTTAGTGGGAATATCCTACCTGGGTGGATGCGTAAATGCTTGGACATTTACTAGCTGTTTATTGAGTCTGTCCTTCTGTGGACCAAATAAAGTCAATCACTTTTTCTGTGACTGTTCACCACTTTTGAAACTTTTTGTTCTCATGATTTTACTTCTGAAATAATTCCAGCCATCTTTTCTGGATCCATCATTGTGGTCACTGTGTTTATCATTGCTCTCTCTTATGTCTCCATACTTTTCTCAATCCTGAAGATGCACTCTACTGAGGGGCAGCacaagccttctccacctgtacCTCCCACCTCACAGTGGTCACTCTGTTCTATGGGACCATTACATTCATTTATGTAATGCCTAAGTCCAGCTACTcaactgaacaaaacaaagtggTGTCTGTGTTCTACACAGTCATGATCCCCATGTTGAACCCTCTCATCTATAGTCTGAGGAATAAGGAGGTTAAAAAGACCATGGGAAAACTGATGACTGGAAGACGTCGGTGGTCCTGAACCaatctgtttttaataataaacacTGTAATATGAGGAGCTATTCTGCAAATGAATGGGCAATGTACTAAGCAAATTTTCAGTTTATATTCATTGTATCCTAGACTCACATAtaattctcaagaaaattttcagccttaaaaaataaatatggattgACTAAGATAGgaacatctatttaaaaaaaaaaaaacaaatatattcctTATCCTTCCACCACTCACCATTCTTGCATTTATAagtaaaaatcttttcaaataaattctatGCTCTTTGAATTCAGTTTTTGTAATCAACAGCTGAAAGCATTTGAAACTCCTTGAATGGGTAATAAAGAGTAGTTTTGCTATCCAAGTTCTCACCAATTGAAAGAGATGATGTCTGTAGTCTACAGATGATGTAAAGATTTGAAACAGTGACACTGATGGTTGAAAAGCTTCTATTGTCCTGTGACTTGGACCTGATAAACAGGATGCCTCCCATGGTACCTACCCCTACATATGAGCCTGATCTTGTCAACTCAGAAGATACCTGAAAACCACCCCTAGCCAGTAGCTCTTCCCTTTCAGGAATCTATTCCATTAAATATCTTAAAGAATCCACAAATGACAGCCTACTGGGAGCTAATTGGCAAGAACTGGCTTCCGTAGTTGTGAAGAAGtaaggatttttttgtgtgtgtgaggaagattggccctgagctaacatctgttgccagtcttcctctttttgcttgaggaagcttattgctgagctaacacttgcatcagtcttcttctactttatgtgggatgccaccacagtttagcttgatgagtggtgctaggtctgctcctgggatctgaaaccatgaacaccgggccaccaaagtggatcatacaaacccaaccactatgccactgggccggccccagaagtaagaattttttaaattagggtaTTTCAATCTTGGGAATGTATGTAGCACACTCGTGAATGTCTGTTGAaccattttccccttcttctaTTTATATTGCCTCTGATACTGAAAATTCTCCAGATTAAGTCTTCTCTGGACGTCTCCTCACTAAAATTGATTTGGCTACCACCATTGCTGAGTGCCAATACGCCAATGAAATCTTTTGATTTGACCCTGGGACAGCACCACTCCCAAGGAGTCCAGCTGTTCACCTGGCAGCAGGTTGGTTATGTTTGACCCCTTCCATCTGGCCTGTTGAATGCTTGGTTATGGTGCCAGTTGACAGACAACACGTGCAAGTTTAGATTGCTGTCCTACAGAATGAGAAATATGCCTTAAAAATACGAGCCAGAACGTATGGCTCCAGGTTACAAAGGGGTTGAGGTAAGAATTGTCTTTCTCACTATTATGTTAAACAACATACTggtttagttttctattgctgctgttaccaattactacaaacttagtggttaaaagcaatacaaatttttttatcttacaattctggaagtcagaagtccaatATGTGTCTCACTGAGCTAAATTCAAGGGATGGGGCTTTGTTCTGTATGTTCTAACGGAAAATCCATTTCCCTGGAttttccagcttccagtggcCACTCagattctttggcttgtggcttcCTTCCTCCATATTCAAAATTGGTGATATTACACCTCCCTGTATCTTCCTTTTCTAGTCACGGCTTCAACTGACACTCTTCAGATTCCCTCTTCTACTTTTAGGAATGTTTGTAATTATATTGGGCCTAACTAAATAAGCCAAGATgatctcattgttttaatgtcAGCTGAGTAGAAatcttaatttcatctgcaatcTTAATCCCTCTTTGCCATGTAAACTAACATATTCTCATTTTCTGGGGTTAGGATATAGACACCTTTATGGCACCATAATTATGCCTACAACATCCACTGAAGAACATTTTCCTTCCATCAATTGCAGACAATAGCATATTTCCCTCTAAATACTTCTGCCAATCTACTGATAACTAGAGGCCaatacttttcacatttttctctatgTAAAACCTACTTAAAGTAATATGCTAATCTTATGTGTGCATTTATTAGGTACTGACAAATGAATACACCTTTGTAACTCAAGCACCCAGCATAATATAGAACATTGCTATCCCTTCATAAAGTTTCCCTATCACCCAGTCTTTTCCGACTTAGTTTGTATCCTACAGATGCACCTATTGtgctgattattattattattattattatttttaccatggCTTAATTCTAGATTTCCATAGAAATGGAGTCAAATACTCTGCCTCTCTTCCGTAAGATTATTTTCAGGCAGCATAAGGTTTTTGAACTTTATCCACATTGTtttgtgtatcaatagtttgttgaAATGATAAACAAGCTCAATGACATTGCATAAGATTAACATATACAAATTGTATATCTATACACTAGCAGTgaacaatacaaaaaataatttaagaaaattccattaatagaatcaaaatataaaatatttaggattaaATTTACCAAAAGTGGAGCAAAATGTATAgttttataactataaaatattgttgaaaaaatgaaagaaaacctaaataaacagaaaaacatgcTATGTTCTTTATCGAGAacataatattgttaagatggcaaaactccccaaattgatgtatTCATTGAACATAATCCCTAACAGAAGCTCAGGtggcttctttgtagaaattgacaagctgattctaaaattcgtatggaattACAAGGGATCCAGAAttgccaaaacatttttttaaaaaaagacaaagttggaagactgacacttCCTAATTTTAAAACCTAGTTCAAAGCAATAGTTCAAGATAGTGTGTGCTGATATACAGATAGATAAGTAGTTCAGTGGAAGGGAATTGAGAATCAATTCAACTCATGTGTCCATGGTTAATCGATTTCCAAACAGGGTGCCAGAACCACTTAATAAGTAATGAagagtattttcaacaaatgtgctggGTCAATTAGATAtccacaagtaaaagaatgaggttggactctcacctcacaccatatagaaaattaactcaaaatggcggaaagatttaaatgtaagtgttaaaactatcaaactcttaggagaaaacataggggtaaatcttcacaactgttttttcctgagttttttcttcctcttcacgtTAATGTTCTCCTTCCTAGGCTCCTTCTCTTACTCTCTCcttcctgttattttattttaattttgctgaggaagtttcaccctgaggtaatatctatggccaatcttcctctttttattttttttgcttgaggaaacttagccctgagctaacatctgtgccactctttttctaatttgtatgtggatcaccaccacagcatggctgtcacGTGATATAGGtacatgcctgggatccaaacccatgaacctgggccactgaagcaaagtgcactgaacctaaccacctggccacagggtaggaccctttccttttttcctccattctaCTTTTCTTACTTTATATTATTAGAGCCAACCAGTATAAAATTACTGTTAAATTGTTACTCATTTTTCTAAGTACAAACTGTCAAAATTCTCTGTCCAAACACCAGGATGCTTACTTGATATGTAGACAATGGTCCTCTCAGCTGGAAGCCATAAGGGAAATTGCAGGAAAATTGTTGTCTGAAGTGAGCTCCAGATTGGAATGTACTGTACATATCCAAACCAGAAGCTAGTTCTTGGATAGATTTTGGCTCCTCTAGTTATTACCTGTTTCAATTGTGTCAAATGGCTTGAATTCTTGagtcttaatttccttatctacaaaatgggaataataaaaatgatacctATGTCAGAGATTCACTGTTAGAATTAAATTGGGTAATTAGGATTTTAAGAGAAGAACTTAGTGTGTGGTTAGAGAACTGACAAACAGGGAAAATCTCCTGGATGTGGGGCACAGAGCACTGTGACAGTTGAGACATCAACaatggatttctctcttttcttcctcttcacatTTATCTTCTCTCCTTCACTGGCTCCTCTTACTtccaccttccttcctctctactcCTTCTTTCCTCAATcccttttcactctctcttttccccaaatccattGTCATGTAAATTCCTGTTTCCCTATTTTGCAAGTGGATTTGCAAACAGCAGATTCTGTGGggacacaaatatataaacaaaccCAATGCCATGAGAGGAGACAAATTGAGACTCAGGAAAAAGagatgcaggaaaaaaaacatcAATGCCAGTGAAGGTATGAACTGTGTTTATGATTTCATCCCTGGAATAATGTAAAACATGTTTTTGTGAATGAAAAGATACAAAGTTGGCTTCTGACTGTTCCTACATACTTGAGCATTGGTTTTATTGTCCTCTAAGCCAGCCaaaaatctcttcattttcagttaTTCTTTGTAAAGTTCCTCTTATCTCTAGCACTAGGTGAATTCTAGTTCTCTTAGGCTATCTCCTTCACCTTTAattataagccacccaatctcTTCAAATTGCTAGAAGTCAAATTTATAGTTTTTTCATGATTAACCTTTGACTGCaagtgttttcatatttttggtaGGAGTGAAATCGAAATacctttctttattttgaaactgCGTTGTTACCTTGGAAAGAATTGTTGGCTATAGCAAAATACGTGTTTCAACGTtcaattttttcacttaatgaaatacacttaataattaaaacaaatcagaGGCTTACTGAAAATTAGTACAGGTCTATAAAAATATAGCTTTTATCTCAGCACAAAAaccattttaataaattctttttgtatGATCTACTTTATGTATAAAATTAACAGATGAAACATCAGAGTGCTGCCaagaatttcattttcctcttggctCTGGAGGCTTTTCAGCCTTTTGAGACTTTAACCTTGATGCTGATGTAGAAAACTTAGATATGGTTCAAAATTGAGACTCAAagtaattaatgaaatgaaaaagttaaaattacgTGAAGAGGTTGAGGACTTAACACTTGGCAGGGGGCATTTGGGAAAATGGAATGGTGAAACTTGTGAAATGTGTGGTCAGAGAACCTCtatgaaaattataattcaaTGTTGAACAAAGAATGAGACATGAAGACTCAATAGGCTCTGATATCACATGTAATCAATGTAGCTGTGATTTGAATCCCAGTTGGAAGCCCTTTGGGAGCTCTCCTCAGCTGCATTCACTCCAGCACAACTCCATGGTCCCTCTCTTgggattcttctttcttttctggggtttctttcaaagtattttgCTTTCATTGTAGAATCTTCTCTCCACTACACTCATCAACTTTTCACAGAATTCATTCTCTACCTCTTCATCTTAACTAAACCTAGTTGTCTGAGAAGGGCACATCTGCTTCTTAGATCTATTGAAGAGAAGTTACTCAACTGCCCTATTCTACAGGCACCAGCATACAATGTTGACATTCTCCTATCTTCTTACCATATTTCTAAATCATTTATCTGCATCTTCATGACAAAACATTTCCTTCATTGATTCCGGACATCTTAGTATTCATAAATATctgctaaatgaataaatgaatagagaaaacAACTTCTCCCGCCTATCAAATTTCTTCGTGGCCCACCTCAAGTACGGACCAGTTCTAGACTTTTGAATTACAGTCACAGTATGTGACCAATACATATATCAGGATTCTGTCACAGTTTTCCCTCTGAAAAAATCATGAAAGTGTGAAAATAGATGCATAAACCCCATTAACTTGGGAGAGTGATAATATTGGTCAATGAATTTGCACTAACCAAACTCTGAGGCAGATCAAAGGGGAATCTGTTCACAGTGATTTTCCAGTTAtgcaaatgtaaatgaaaaaaaatcagtgtttttcatatttctctacATATAAAATCACTTGAGGAACTTTTGTTAATCACAATGCACAGGCCATGCTccaaatcaattaaataaaaatctttggatGAGATTCAGATTTGAGTATATTTTAgtttcctggtgattctgatcTTCAGTCTAGGTTGAGAGCACTGAGGATGTCATTGTCAAACTTTAGTGTACATCAGAATCGTATGGAGGGTTTTCCAAAATACTGAGAATGTGCCCAGTAAAAGTGGATAGAAACCAGTCAGGCTCCAGACAGCTAACAAGTGTATAAGTAATGGTCCCTTAGGGTAGGAAGCCAGGCTAGCTTACCCCTGTTTATGGCCTAATACCTCTTCAAAAGGGAAAGGTCACCCTGATTGGAGTGTATGTCTCCAAACAGGAACAGTTCTTTGGGTAGAGACAAAGGAAGGCAGTAAGGTCTAGAATACAAGCAACTGAGGTACAGTGCCTGGCTATACATCTTGCCCACTTCTCTCTCTAATTAATAACAGAGAGCAATATCACTGACTTTGTCCCTTTCCATGTGGGTTGTACAAACAGTGGGCAGTTTATCAGAAAATCTCAGTTCTAAAGATGTACTTATGATAACCATTCCCACAATATTCTAGGATTTtcaaaatcacacaaaaatgacaacaaattcaaaagacaacaaaaaataaacccaaagaaatagaatttgtaaAGCTATCATAATAAgatgacattaaaataaatgtaatgagtaTCTTTAGTGATTCAGGAGAAAGTActacacacataaaacaagaacAGATGATTATGAAACATTAACAAGAAGTTAGGAAACTCCATTGGagatttttgaaaggaaaaatataagaatatatctTGGCCTTATTTCAGAGGCTCAACCTAGAGagtcatttcattgttttaatggCTTCACAGTAATCTATAGGATGAaggtgttgtatatttttaaccaTACCCTTATTGATGCACAGTAGATCTTTTGCCATATTTTCACTATTTATACAATCATATAATGAACATGTtgttatagatatatttatattcttgggTTATTATTCTCGGATAGATTCCTCAAAGTGGAATTTAAAggatagtatttaaaattttaacaacttttgcgagaatatttcccccaaatttctAGCAAATCCATATCTTTTCGATAATAGAGAAGAGTACGTTTTTCTTAGACACTTGCTATTCCCAGATATATACAAccattttaatgtttccttaCTCTTTTCTAGCCTCAATGGCTCATTTCTCTCATggatttctgaatttctttcctgAATGTGAAGGGAACAAAAGCTACATGAAAGCTCTCACCCCATACCTTAACTTATTTGTTCTCTCACTTCATTCAGTTGTGTAATTTATTATCGGTCTCTCAAGACTGGAATACCAGAATGTGAGTTCGCTGAGATCAGGaatttctttctgactttttggAATAAAGGAAAGGGTCCTCAATCCCAAGCACCTATGAAATTAAGTATCACAAATCCACTATGCTTCAAGGCCTAGGAATAATACTCTGTGGCTCAATGCCACACTCTCTATGGATCCACTCTGTGATCCTGCAGGTGAGATCTCTGTTAGCACGACTCCAGCCTCTTTGCCCATGGTCTGTACCCTGGAACCAAGGCTTCAGTTTCTGGGCCAAATTTTCTTCCATTGAAgacatccttcctttttcttgaatGGTAGCATATGTTTGAACTGAGTagttttctcagcctgcttcctctctgtagaattttaaatatcacagatttcttttatttagttttgtctctgtctctttcaatcTAAGTGGAAatgtttctgatttaaaaaaatcttttgtgtcTCCTATGTATGTTATGGTATTCACACCAGTATACAAGAGGGCCCTCTACAAATCTTTCCTGCATAATCCCATATCTATTCATGGCTTATTCTGATATTTTTGAGGTATTCCTTAGTCACATGTCTAAACTATTCAGCACTTGGAAAGCATTTTCCTACCACACCTTGGCTTTCTCTCTAATGCATACTTTTTGGACAGTGAATATCATAATTTTAGCACTTTTTTCAATTTAGAGAAGACAAGAATTTCCGAAATCATCAAGTCTTGGTTCCATTTCCTTACTGTCCTTTCTTAAATTATCTCTATCTTCTCACATTTCACTAGTATATGTAAGAAGAAACCAGTCTGCACCTTCAGCATTTTGCTTGTAAATAGCCTCAGGAAAATATCCAAGTTTCTCTCTTACAGGTCCTGCTTTCCATGTAA belongs to Equus quagga isolate Etosha38 unplaced genomic scaffold, UCLA_HA_Equagga_1.0 202573_RagTag, whole genome shotgun sequence and includes:
- the LOC124233423 gene encoding olfactory receptor 502-like; its protein translation is MDALGDGNHTQVTGFILLGLTDDPLLQIILFMTILFMYLVTITGNLSTIILIRISSQLRHPMYFFLSHLAFADTGLSSSVTPNILVNFLVERNTISYFGCGIQLGSVAFFGTVECFLLAAMAYDRFMAICSPLIYPTKMSTEVCVKLLKVAYGGGFLNACTVTISFFTFFFCGPNQVNHFFCDFAPLVELSCSDVSISAVVPSFVAGSVIVVTVFVIAVSYICILITILKMRSTEGHHKAFSTCASHLTTVTLYFATITFVYATPKSCYSTDQNKVVSVFYMVVIPMLNPLIYSVRNNEIKGALKRQLARNIFS